ACCTTCTatattcttctttgagaaaaGTGTCATGAACATTTCTcatgcttctttcggtgtcttATCATCCTAAATGTAATCCAACATCTCTTCTTCGGCGGTGGTTTTCAAGGCAAATATTGCttggtttattttaattcttcatTTGCACAAGGCACCATTAGCCTCTTTCTCTGGCAGCATAATTTTACTTTTGCTAATGGCCTCCCAAAGGCggttagataaaacctttgtCCTTAGttagattcacacgtttaCATTTAATTCTCCGTTTCCGTTTGAACATTTGACAAACGGATTAGCGAATTCTTAGACGACAATTTTCTACGAACGGGCACAGATTCAGTTGGCCACTCTTAAcggataggttatatttaaataggaaatgtGTTTATTAAAGGCAGTCAAAATTTCatcattctctctcttcttattTTAGGCATTGTATTTTCCTTCTAACAACCTGTTGTTGACAATTTTCTCTCACCGAAAATAAAGGATTTCACGGCCGATTATTAGAAATCCAACAAAGGCCTTGTCCTTCTAATTCATTCAATGTCTTGAAGATCACCGGTTGTATTGGTAGTATTTCAGTACTACCAAACAAACTAGTTTTCAACACATAACTTGCAAAGTCAAGGACTACTCATGACAGGAAGAAACTCACTCATTAACAactcaagaaatcgtttctaATATGAAAGATCAGGTAGAGCGCAACTTATAGAGCATACTAAGAGTTTTAAGAGATTACACAACTTATCACAACCTTGCTCTGACGTTGAACACAAATCTTTGGTGGGAAATATTCACAATCTTTCTTAAGACCAATCAATAAAAGATACCCAACAttaccgaaaaaaaaaactataggAGAGATATATATCGTAGAGACTAAACCGTGTAGACCACACATGAGCGATCTTCAagatttattcctaaaatatctcaaaatgTAAATAGTTATCCTAAAATATTTAGGTATCTTAAAATATCTATATacttaaatctttttaattgaattatatagtTATTATGACCTTATTGAGATACAGCTATGATCTTTCGATAAAAATTACACTAATCAGTTAAGTTTTATCGTGctatttaatgaaattgaaagttagggtaaaaaaaagttactaCTCAAAAGAAGTTTAAGGGTAAATTTGTGTTTCAATAAAGAACAAGCGGTACTAACGAAAGTAACTCACAGGATTATTAATGGCAATGGCACCATCAATGAGGTCGTAAGTACGAGTGGTGTTTGCTACATCGTCCTTGGTCTCAAAGAAATGGACTGGCAAGAATATGGGCGCTGCCGAAGTGGCCAAGCACACATCCGCCAGCCTCGGATTCTTCAATGCATTTACTTTTGCCTGCGTAATATTCACACCCGACCAATAACTTTTTAAGtgcttaaaaataaaaatgttcgttctaataaatttataatttaagaaaaaataaaaaataaaaccagacatgattttgattaCATCATGGGTGTTGAAGATGACCGGTTGGAGAATCTTGATGTCGAAAGCCGGAATGACAACATTGGTCAACGTCTCTCTAAtcgacatgagatctcacaatctaccccttcgGAGCCAACGTCCTCTttggcacaccgtccaatgtctagctctgataccatttgtaacagttcaagtccactgctagcagatattgtgaGTTCCCCACAtagattggagaggggaacaaagtattTCTTACAAAAGTGTGGATACGTGTCCCTattaaatgcgttttaaatctgtgaggctgacgataatacgtaatgggtcaaagtggataatttctgctagcgatgggcttggatAGTTacatatatagaaaaaaaaaagttagaacgTAAAGTTTTGTCAAACACCTGAAGTTTGGATTCGAGAAAGGCGAGAACAGTTCCGGGGATGATGCCTTTGATGCCACCGCCATCGATGCTGAGTATTGTTATGAGCTCCCTCCTTGCAAAATTTGCATTCATCATGTTGTTTTTTATGGAATATTGGAAGGCTTGTGTGGAGACAGTAGCAGCGTTATGGGTTACAAGGGAGAGTGTTCAAATTTTAAGGTATTGGAAGGTTATGAGAGGTTGGAAGTAAGTGATATTTAATGTGCCAAAGACTAAGGACAATGAAATTTTCTATAACTTTAAAAGAAGTACGATAGGCACTAGTGGGTAATTAATACGAGTCCTTACGAAATTCATCCATGCATGCTAGACTTCGAGGATTAGTTCTTCATTACTCATGAGAGTCAATCTTAAGACGGTTTCCATCAATTTCCAAGTGGAATCCAATTAGTAAACACGTTGTGACTCATAAGTAATACAGTATAGATCCGAGGGATCCTTTAGTATGCTCATAGGGTCATAAAGGTTACTTGTCATATTAAAGCAAAATGCCTTGAGTTACTCGTGGACATAGGTCATGTAAGATATTAAGCCTCGTTTCATTATCCATAATCAATAGTTTCAGTTAGTAGACTTCTATTTGGGGATGGTTAGGGGGCTTATTAGCTCACCGCTATTCATGAACTCATCCCAAGGGAGCAAGGGTTGACATGATACTACCAATTGTGGGGTCACCCCATACAAGTGCAATGACGATGTGGGGATTAATAGTCGAGCCAGTAGTTCATATTAGTGAACCTATTACAGTGATGATGGTCTAGAGTCGTTTGTAGTAATTTATCAGGAGTTGGATTAGCTAAGGTCCTGCCTTAGCATAGCATCTCATGTGGGAATGATGAAGTGATCTCCAACTACTTGTTCGTCATGAACTTGGCCAAGGGTAAGGGTTCGCAAGAGTTAGTAACTTGACAAGTATGAGAATCTATCCCTCACGTCGTCAATTATCTCTTTTAGCTTACCAATGTCGAGTGATATTTTCCATAATATCCTAGTAGCTTAGTCGTTGGAAACAATTAAATGTTGCGCCTCACAAATATGTGACGCTTGAATGTATGACACAAGTAATAACAATTCAGTGTCTGGCTAACCAATTTACCTAAAGATTCTATAGAGAACCCAAAGGGATATAGACATACACCGAGTGAGCCGAGCACGAGATATCAGGAGACGACATAGAAATTCTTAGAAAAAGACGGGAAAATTACAAGGCAAATGTCCCTGGTAATCTCATTTCACCCTTTCTACTGCTCCTTCTGACAAACTTTGATGACAACGTTAAAGATCTGAGCTGGAGACAACAAGACAGCATCACCTAGGTTTTTGCAAGAATAATACTCCAGCTCACCCTCAAAACTTCTGATTAAATGGCAGCTGGAAGATGACTTAGAGTCAACCAAAGTCGCTTCTATCTACTTTCACCTTTACAATTACTCGCTTAGCTCTTCAAATCTTGATCTATCGATCACTTGTTGCTTCATTCTATACAATATCGAGTCATTGGTATGCAAATTGGACACCCTCACGCTAACAAAGGACCACTTTGGAACGAAATAAATAACTGGAAAGATTGATACTCATATAAATTCATGATGTGTCAAGAACTAGATTTGAATCAGTGAGACGAGGATTTTTATTCCTCTGCTTTATCAACTAAGCTATCCCGACCATTTTTGACACACTATCCTTGTTTTAATAGATGACTTTTCATCTTAGATATAGTACAAATAGAATTcaattctcttttcatttatctagttatttccttctttcatattagatttcttcatttcatcAAGTACCCGTTACTTTGTTGATAGGCCCACTTAAGTTAGGGGACATTGTCTTTAAGTTCTTACCAACCTCGGGTGAAGAATCGACAAGTGACTAGCTTCAACTGGGTGGAATAAGAATCATTGATTCCTTTTGCCATCAGAGATGTGAATATCTTGTTTCCTAAAGTCCCTCGAGTACCTTGTTTTCATAGATGCACTTCTGGCGAGGCTACCTGACTAGCCATGACTATCTGCATGAATGTCTATAACGTTTATAACATTAGTGTTGCTACCTTGGGCTATACTTGCCCTACTAGTTGTGCCCCTGGTGAGTCCACCAGACCTACTAGTTATTCTCGAGAGAGATTTTCTATATCTCTATTACGTCAGGGCAACCTTGTTTTAAAGCATAAAACAAAAGTATTTTCTTCGCTTTAATAAAACCACTAAAATATAATCCTTCTAAGGATATGTTTGGTTGTGATTAAGCGTCTTTGGTCATGAGAACTCTTAGGGTTTACATTATACACGAGTCTACAAAACAACTCTAATAACCCTATATCTAAAATATGTATGGATTGTACCATAGACATGATTCATGGCTAGAGATGTAACTCGTAACTAAAACGGTTATCAATCCATCACAAATTTATAGATGAACAATTATCTCAATAACTTATACTTCCATTATATTAGCATATAAATAACATCTGTAATAGCTCAAATCTACcgatagtagatattgtctgctttagctcgttatgtACTGTCGTCAgtcttatggttttaaaacgcgcctacaaaaaaaatatttccacAAGCTTATGAGACATATTACAATGTCGTTGTTAGCTGTGTATGGATGTCTTGCTTTTACCTTAAactaaaatagaagtagcacaagacttagtattttaaataaatattcagtAAGTGACCTCACTAATGGGTCAGTTAATGCAATTAATGATCTTGGGACCTATTATTAAAAACTATCATAGAAGTGGCCTCTAGTCggtacaaaattggatgtgtagtacttttcTACGTACACCCACACGTGTGAGCATGGGTCCCAATCGGTTCGCACCTACTGGACCCATTATAATCGAGCTAGTTGTCCGTAGCGACGTCCGAAGGTCTACCGACCGCTGAGTGTCATGCGAGGCAtgaccatcatcatcatcatcataaatggggaagtatcccgatgtatatgaacacacaaaatgcatgaggtccctatagttttcatttttaaattatctttatGACACAACTCTATACATCGTTCACACATTACTCTAAGTAACATGCACACATTGGCTTTCATACATTCAttatcattaacattaactagggttgtgtcttTGAAAATTCGCCGTCCTAATGTATCgtgacatttaatacatgcacatcatcttaatatgtaacatcatcatacatctcgtataatcttttattattatgcatcatcatcatgtcaacatcatgtacatcatcatataacatcatcacattattatttaacgtcatcaagtcatcatataacatcatcacctAACGTCATCAGggcatcatataacatcatcacatcatcatatctaacgtcatcacgtaatcatataacatcatcatatcatgatataacatcatcacatcatcatctaatGTCATCACGtaatcatataacatcatcatatcatcatataacattatCACATCATTACATgccataaaatataaatgatacGTGCAAGAGTCATTGGGCATGCATCGtcatacataagacaagtCTTTCGACTGAGCCGATAGTAAGATCACTTGATTGGCTTAGGTCGAAGCTACTACGACTAGTTGATGCTAACTTAACATTGCtctttaaaattcaattctGCCTAAAGAGTTCAATAGTCATAAGTTAGAACTCTACGATGAGAATTGACTCATCTAgttttgtataaaataatttaaactagttaAAAGGTAGCTCTACTAACTATCAAATGAGCCAAAATGCTCGCCTTGAGCCATTAAAAAGTGTACTTGCACATCAGTGTGGTGCTTACTCGGACACTATAATGCTTAAATTAGAGACAACAAAAAGTGAGAGTTATATAAACGTATTTATATGAAGATTTGACCAAAGGCACTTCACATTTTCTTTACAGATTAGGTCAAGAAAAGAACTGAACTCGACTCAACATGAGTTCTCTAGGCGGGGGATATGCATTACTTAACAAGATTCATCAACGTGGACCTCATGTCGAGGTTAAGGCGAGGACTAGCCCAAGAGGCTCGATTCCTTTTCTCCACATGATCTAGTTGCCTCTTATCCAAGTTCAAAGTAATAGTTCTTATCCCTTAGTCCATCTCGTTTTCGCCACACTTCTATCTTCAattcaataaaacaaaattataatatataactTAATATTCACACGACGTTGTTTCAATTTAAATACGAATAAAATTCCCCTTAGTTACTcacgaaataaaaaaataatttctagaagatttaaaaaattaaataataagatgTTGAAATCAATATCTCtattgttataattttatgatttatttatttatttatttacaatttttaaggaataaaataaaacaaaactagCAAAACCTTACGTGTCATAcacgtatttatttaaatgaagaagaaaaaaaacacgtGGGAAATTTTCTGGAGTGACAAAAATGGAGGGCCCCACCTTAccaataattttatgtattatcattttccatttctttattttttttgtgggtcATTGTCATTTAATTTTCCGTgcacttattaaaattattcatcTCTCTCAACATATTTACCCCACCATATTTACCCCacgtttaaaaatatatatcaccGTCCTAGATTTCCAAATCTCACCTAATACGGGTGAGCTAGATTGGATCGGGTTCAGTAAAAACGGAGTAAAATGCTTCTCTAAAATGGGTAAAATGAGTCAACTCGAGCCAAGTATAGTCGAGAAAACCAACTAGGATTTTGCTATTGCAGCTAATGTTTGTTTGTGCACGCCTGAACCGACTCAACAAACGAGGAAAAGATGTCTTTTGGGGCATTTGATAATGATTTGAGCGGTACGAAAGAAACTCTAACGTTTATCCCGActatattatttaagaaatgaaatattatccgctatttatttggtttttttcattatttttcttctcgaAAAAATCAATAGTTATTTAAATTGGAAGGATTAGGATCACGtgaaacattaaataaatgaagggTTGAACAGTACTAAAATTATTAGCCTCCACTTCTTGTTCTTATAAAGACCCATGTGGAGATAGATATCTAAACCATAATCCCAAAGATATcacctttctctctctctttgaatCCATAACATACGCCATGGGTGCTGATTTTCGAAAGGGGAAGAAAATAACCATTTTGAGTATCGATGGAGGTGGCATTCGAGGCATCATTCCCGGAACCCTTCTAGCTTTCCTCGAGTCTAAGCTTCAGGTAACGACGATGTTGAGGATATTTAGTCTTTCATTATGGTTTACCATATGTATCATATGTGACACTCAATTATAGGCTAATATCTTGTATTACTAAGGATAATTAGTCTTCCATTACGACGGTGTACATATGTATCATATTCGACGCTTGATTATAGGTTAATATCGTGTATCCATTTGTTACTCTTTCTATAATATCGTcctttgttgtgtcgttttaaaaatgttttcaaatacATAAGTtcatgactgtgttttaagataaatgttatgttttatgaaagtttaaatagaGTAATTCCGCCTTTAATGTTCATGacatgtatacagtagcgaccttagattaagtagaaaatttagatTCGTTACactttccattttatttgtaatttatttgattcgataaattattacaaacatagagaactttcaccacCATTTAAATGTGGTAGTTTAAGCAAATACTCTCAAACGATACCATCATTTCATAACTTAGCCAAAAAGAGtgaaaatatgaagaaaaaaaaaaaaaaaaaattggttctTTTGTTAAAAATTGGATGACCCTGATGCTCGAACTGCAGATTAATTCGACGTAATTGTTCGTACGAGCATCAGTAGCTTGCAGATTACGGTTTACcatatgtatcatatttgacctgTGATCATAGGCTAATATCGTGTATCCATTTTTTGctctttccatttcatttgtAGTCTATTTGATTTAGTAAATGATTACAAACAGAGAACTTTCACTACGGTTTAAGTGTAAAAATTGGTTCTTTTGTTAGGAATTGGATGGCCCAGATGCGAGAATTGCAGATTACTTCGACGTAATTGCGGGTACGAGCACCGGTGGCTTGGTTACGTCGATGCTTACGGCTCCCGACAAGAACAATCGTCCATTGTATGCAGCCAAAGATCTTACCAGCTTCTACACAGAACATGCACCAAAAATCTTCCCCCAGAGAAAGTAGGCTTCATTTCTCTTGTAATTTGGTCAATTTCAAAGCTTTTTCTTCACTAAATTCAGTGTTTTTGTAATGAACGCAGCCATTTCTTGAGCTCAGCAGTGAATTTGTTTGGGAAAGTGATGGGCCCAAAGTACGACGGCAAGTACTTGAGACGATTGATAAAGGATTTGCTTGGAGATATAAGGCTTAAGCAAACATTGACACAAATCATTATTCCTGCTTTCGATATCAAGCTTCTTCAGCCTGTGATTTTCACTACCATTGATGTATGAAACTTTATTTGATATGATGAaatttgttcatgttttttgAAGAGTAAGTGATGAAATTGGGATTTTCAGGCTAAATGGGATGAGCTGAAGAATCCCAAACTGGCAGATGTTTGTATTAGTACCTCTGCAGCTCCTACTTTCCTACCAGGGCATGCATTTGAAACTATGGATTCCAACGGAAATGTTCGTAAATTTGATATGGTTGATGGGGGCGTCGCAGCCAATAATCCAGTAAGTTTTCTGTTCGGATTGAATTGGATTACACATTGTTTATACTTAACGAGATTGTTCGTGTTAGACGACATTGttcaatatcatacaattgtgaagagtcgtgttcgtctaacatagtatcagaggcatgccttaaacttagtcgtgccaatagattggtaaatcctcaaatatcgaacaaagaactccaaaagaaaaggagccaagcctcctcgaaggtagtaaaaaatgactcagactccaaaggagtcgagcctcgattaaggggaggcgcactttgttcgaggggaggtgttggatgatgNatttatttaaatgaagaagaaaaaaaacacgtGGGAAATTTTCTGGAGTGACAAAAATGGAGGGCCCCACCTTAccaataattttatgtattatcattttccatttctttattttttttgtgggtcATTGTCATTTAATTTTCCGTgcacttattaaaattattcatcTCTCTCAACATATTTACCCCACCATATTTACCCCacgtttaaaaatatatatcaccGTCCTAGATTTCCAAATCTCACCTAATACGGGTGAGCTAGATTGGATCGGGTTCAGTAAAAACGGAGTAAAATGCTTCTCTAAAATGGGTAAAATGAGTCAACTCGAGCCAAGTATAGTCGAGAAAACCAACTAGGATTTTGCTATTGCAGCTAATGTTTGTTTGTGCACGCCTGAACCGACTCAACAAACGAGGAAAAGATGTCTTTTGGGGCATTTGATAATGATTTGAGCGGTACGAAAGAAACTCTAACGTTTATCCCGActatattatttaagaaatgaaatattatccgctatttatttggtttttttcattatttttcttctcgaAAAAATCAATAGTTATTTAAATTGGAAGGATTAGGATCACGtgaaacattaaataaatgaagggTTGAACAGTACTAAAATTATTAGCCTCCACTTCTTGTTCTTATAAAGACCCATGTGGAGATAGATATCTAAACCATAATCCCAAAGATATcacctttctctctctctttgaatCCATAACATACGCCATGGGTGCTGATTTTCGAAAGGGGAAGAAAATAACCATTTTGAGTATCGATGGAGGTGGCATTCGAGGCATCATTCCCGGAACCCTTCTAGCTTTCCTCGAGTCTAAGCTTCAGGTAACGACGATGTTGAGGATATTTAGTCTTTCATTATGGTTTACCATATGTATCATATGTGACACTCAATTATAGGCTAATATCTTGTATTACTAAGGATAATTAGTCTTCCA
The Cucurbita pepo subsp. pepo cultivar mu-cu-16 chromosome LG16, ASM280686v2, whole genome shotgun sequence genome window above contains:
- the LOC111777702 gene encoding patatin-like protein 1, whose protein sequence is MMNANFARRELITILSIDGGGIKGIIPGTVLAFLESKLQVETLTNVVIPAFDIKILQPVIFNTHDAKVNALKNPRLADVCLATSAAPIFLPVHFFETKDDVANTTRTYDLIDGAIAINNPTLKFDYHVSTLFRSPNLHQNYLRIQDDSLTGDTASVDIATPQNLIKLVKIGEELIKKPVSRVNLETGRYETVDGEGSNEEALTKFAKLLHQERKLRLSG
- the LOC111777703 gene encoding patatin-like protein 2, with amino-acid sequence MGADFRKGKKITILSIDGGGIRGIIPGTLLAFLESKLQELDGPDARIADYFDVIAGTSTGGLVTSMLTAPDKNNRPLYAAKDLTSFYTEHAPKIFPQRNHFLSSAVNLFGKVMGPKYDGKYLRRLIKDLLGDIRLKQTLTQIIIPAFDIKLLQPVIFTTIDAKWDELKNPKLADVCISTSAAPTFLPGHAFETMDSNGNVRKFDMVDGGVAANNPTTLFNIIQL